Sequence from the Erythrobacter insulae genome:
GGCGCCAGCGCGCAAGGGCAACCTTGGATCTGTAACCACACGCTGGTTCGGCACGGCCGCCATTGTATCGGTTGGTATGGTCGCGGGCGGATACCTGCTGGGCGATGGATTGTTGAGAGCCAAGGAAGCCGAACGGTCAGTAACTGTGCGCGGTTTGGCCGAGCGCGATGTAACCGCAGACCTTGCGACATGGACCATTTCCTATTCCGCGAGCGCGACCGATTTGGGCGAAGCGCAGGGAAAGGTACGCAGTGATACACAGGCCATCGAGGCATTTTTTGCCGGGCTCGGCTTTCCTGAAAGCGCGCTTCAACCGACCGGAGCAAACGTGTCCAGTTACACCAATCGCGGCGTGACAACCTACACCGTTAGGCAACGGCTTTCATTGCGGACCAATGATATTGCGCGCGCGCAAAAGGCAGTGGCCCGGCAATTTGATCTGGTTAGCCGCGGCGTGTTTCTCGAGGAAGGGTCCGGGATGAGCTACACATTCACCCGCCTCAATGACATTAAACCGGAAATGGTGGCCGAGGCGACCAAGAATGCGCGCGCTTCAGCGCAGCAATTTGCCGAGGACTCGGGCGCAGGGGTCGGACCAATCAAGGATGCAACGCAGGGATATTTCTCCATCGACGCGCGCGACGGTGTTGGCGGCGGCTGGGGCAAATCCGATAGTCCGTACAAAAAGGTACGCGTTGTCACGACCGTGAATTTCAACCTCGACTAAGCAAAAAACGCGGGACCATCGCTGGTCCCGCGTTCTTTAGAGGTCCCGCTATTCCGCTTATCTGCGGATAGGGCGTTCGCTCCTGCGACTGAGCAACTGTTTAGAAGCTTGCGCTGAGCGTTACGACGAATGCATCATCGGTGAAAGTTCCTGCTGGATCAATCAATGCATCGCCTTCAACACCAATGTAAGCGGCGCTGAATGTAACCGGTCCAACGGCCAGATCAGCGCTGATCGACCAATCGACAGCGGAGCTATCGGCGGTGAACGTCAAGAAGCCTTCGGTATAGCCAAGGTGGCCATTCAAGGTGATCGGCGAGTCTGGGATGGCGACACTGACATCGGAATAGAGGTACAGATTGTCCGTCCCGCCAAGCGAATCCTGATCCGGTGCGTAAGCAATACCACCAGTCAGCGATGCCGGGCCGAGGCCGAAACTGACCGAGCCGTAAAATTCGATGTAATCGAAATCACCTGGACCGGTCGCGTCAGGGTAAAGATAAGCGATAGCGCCGACATCAGCCGAAAGGCCATCGGTTAGATTACCGCTCCAACCGCCATACAGGTCAAGCTCTGTCGAGCCGTATCCGACAGTCTGTTCATCCAGATTGGAAGCCCAGGTGCCGACGTAAAGACCCGATTCGTGTGAAAGGTCAAAGCCGCCTTGGACAGCGAATTCACCGTCAGTCAGCGCAACACCGCGAAAACGGTATTCGGTAGCAAAAGCAATGTTGGCGGAAAATGAGAGAGGGCTGCTCTCTTCTTCTTCGCCTTGGATATTGCTGATCTTGGCATCATCAACCGGCGCGTTTGCACGATCGATAGAGGTCGCCATGACGACGACATTCTGATCGCTTGCGGTGCCATCCAGCTCAGCTGAAGCTGCGAGCAGCTCGTCACTGATTTCGATTGCACCTGTATCGACGGTGATATTGACCACCTCTGAAACGGTTTCAGAGGCAAATGCGGGCGCCGCAGAGAGGAGGAGGCCCGCAGAGAAAGTAGCGGCGGTTAGGCCGCGGATGGACGTGAGCATTACAACTTCCTTAAATTTTTGTTGTTGCTTCGTCCCACCTGCACATCCGGCGGTCATCATTTTATGCGATGATCTCATCCAAATGCGAAACAAACGTGCACAATTATGCCGCACCGCACAAGAGAAATTGCGCGATGCGACCAAAACCAAACGAATTGTGTGATTTATGCATCATACCAATCGATAGGGCCGGGTCATTTGCGGTTCAGTGAAGCTATGCCTATGTGAAACCTGCCGCCCGCGCTGCCATCGCAGTGCAAACGCAGCGGCGAACACCCTATTTCAGGCCTGCTATCCCCCCAATTGCGGCCATGCTAAAACGAATATCGAGCTATGCTAAACACTCTAAGCAAGATCTTCAGATCCCGCTCTCAAATACAGCGCCCCGCTGTGCCAGACGGCACGCGGTATTATGTGATAGGTGACATTCACGGGCGGCTCGATCTGTATGAGGCTTTGATTGATGCCGTCGAGCGTGACGACGCGGCCAGCATTCCGGCAGCGACTCAAATTATCCTTTTGGGAGATCTGGTAGACCGAGGCCCGGACAGTGCCGGTGTGATCGAGCGAACGCGCAAATGGCAGAAAGAGCGCAATGTTCGCGTGCTTGCCGGTAACCACGAAGAAATGTTTCTGCAGTCGTTTGAAAAGCCTGACATTCTGCGCCACTTCTTAAAACATGGCGGACGCGAGACTATCCTGAGTTACGGGATATCGCAAAAGCAGTTCAACGCGATGACACTTGAAGAGATGCACGCATTCCTTCCGCAACTGATCCCCCAATCAGAACGCGATTATATCGCCGCGTTCGAAGAGATGATCGTCGCTGGCGACTACGCCTTCGTCCATGCAGGAATTGATCCGGCGGTGCCGCTCAACGCCCAGAAACGCAGTGATATGCTGTGGATTCGGGATCGCTTCCTTGATCATCAAGGCGCGCTGGAAAAGGTTGTCGTGCATGGCCATACAATTTTCGACAAAGTCATGGATTGCGGCAACCGCATTGGGATCGACACAGGTGCATTTCGGTCTGGAGTGCTGACCGCGCTCGTCCTTGAAGGGGATAGCCGCAGGACCATTCAAACCTCCACCAATGACGATCAAATCACTGTTGAGATTGCACAATCGGCATAATTCCTCCCGATTGCAGTAGACACCTGTCTTTCTGATAATACCATGCATCCGGTATAGCCGTGATTGAAAAGCCTGCCGGCACACCATTGGATGAGGGACGATAAAATGACTGCAATTCTGGACGGATTGACCAGCCTGTTCATCTTTATCGTGGGTTTGATCGTCCTTGTTCTCATCGCGATTTTCTTCATCGACCGCTATCAGACCAGCGATACGGTTCGCCGCAATTACCCGGTGATTGGCCGGATGCGTTATGTCTTGTCGGAACTTGGTGAATTCTTCCGGCAATATTTCTTTGCGATGGATCGTGAAGAGCTCCCCTTTAACCGGGCTCAGCGTGATTGGGTCGATGATGCATCCAAAGCCATATCGACCAATGTGGCCTTTGGCTCCACCCGCAATCTTGACGCTGTTGGCACCCCGATTTTCGTCAATTGCCCTTGGCCTACGCTTGAGCGGGATGCGGTAAAAGCACCGGCAATGAAAATTGGCGAAGGCGCAGCCCGCATTCCTTATGACGCGCCATCGGTCTTCAACATATCCGGGATGAGCTATGGCGCGCTTTCGACGCCGGCTGTGCGCGCTTTATCGAATGGCGCGGCCAAGGCCGGTTGCTGGATGAATACCGGCGAAGGGGGCCTTGCTCCCTATCATCTCGAAGGGGGCTGCGACATCGTGTTCCAGATCGGTACCGCCAAATATGGCGTGCGCGACAATGAAGGCAATCTGTCGGACGAAAAGCTGCGCGAAGTGGCATCGCACGATCAGGTCCGGATGTTCGAATTAAAGCTTTCTCAGGGAGCGAAGCCGGGCAAAGGGGGTATCTTGCCCGCCGCAAAAGTGAATGCCGAAATCGCCGAAATTCGCGGCATCCCGGAAGGCGAAGCGTCGATTTCACCCAATCGCCATACGGATATCGGCAATATCGACGAATTGCTCGATATGATTGCGCATATCCGCGAGGTGACCGGGAAACCTGTGGGGTTCAAAACTGTCATCGGAGCCTATGGCTGGTTGGAAGACCTTTTTGCCGAAATCAACAAACGCGGGGCGAAGAGCGCGCCAGATTTCATCACCGTCGATAGCGGTGACGGCGGAACGGGCGCGGCTCCGATGCCGCTCATCGATAATGTTGGCCTGACCTTGAGAGAGGCGTTACCGATGCTGGTCGATTTGCGCGACGCAGCAGGCCTTACCGATCGCATCCGCATTGTCGCCAGCGGCAAACTGGTGACACCCAGCGAAGTGGCATGGGCTCTTTGCGCGGGTGCGGATTTCACGATATCGGCCCGCGGTTTCATGTTTGCGCTTGGCTGTATTCAAGCGATGAAATGCAACAAAAACACCTGCCCGACCGGTATCACCACCCACGATCCCAGCCTGCAACGCGGACTAGATCCGGCGAATAAAGCGGTGCGGGTTGCCAATTTTGTAAAGCAGATGCGCAAGGAGGTGGGCGTTATCGCCCATTCGGTGGGCGTGACCAATCCGCGCGGCATGAAACGGCATCATGTGCGGTTGGTGTGCGCCGATGGAAGGTCCCGCCCGCTAGATGAACTGTATCCGAGTGTCGGCACATCAAAAGCGGCATGAACCGGCCTAAACACCCAGCCAATGGCGGCGGTTACTCGGCGTAGACAAGCCGATAAAGGCAGCCAGTGCAACCATGATGCCGGAGCCGATACAGGCCCATGCAATCGCCGGATCTTCCTGTCCGCCGCGAAAATAAATCGCCGTCAGCGCCCAGCAAAATACCAGCGCATACCACGGGTTGCCCCGGCTTCGCACAGTGGCAAGCGCGGCAATTATGCCGCCAATCGCGACCATGATCGCCGTGACGAGCGGATAGGGTCCGTCCGCAAGAACACCCGAATACACAAGCGTCGCAGAAACATTGACGATACTGGCCGCGGTAAGCCAGGCGGCAAGCCCGCTAAAAACCAGAGCGACAATCCAGCGCTCTTTATGCGTAAAATAGGATTGCTCTCCCAACGCGCGCAGAACCACCAGCAAACCAATCAGCGACGTGAAGATGATAACGGCGGATATCACCGTGAGATTATTGAATTGCGTATACATCGCCCACACACCTTGCGCAGCCAATGCAATCGCCGCAGGCCAGCCAATTGTACCGAGCAACGCATTGCGGCGCTGGCCGGGCAGCGCCTGCCAGATCGCAAACACCAATGAGCCCAGGAACAGTGGCCCCCAAATGGAAAAGGCCCATCCAGATGGCGTGATCAGCGTCCTGACAGAATCCGAACGCGCACCGATTTGTTCTCCCATTCCAAAAGCGGGAAGAAAGGTTGATCCAATCTGGCAGACGACCGCAAGAACAATAGCGATCCTCTGAAAGACGCTGCGCTCACGAAATAGGGTGTTTTCCATAATGTTCTAACGGCTCTTTGATTGCCACGTTCCGGGGCTCGCTCAATTGGCCTCACCCTGGCAAAGGTGTAGGCCAACGATAGTGTCAGGGGGCTTCATAAGCCGGGTTCTGTCTCCGCCCGCGGTATCTGCCAGGCAGACCTGCCGTGCGGCGGCAACCATTCATCTAGGCTGTCCATTGCTGAACAGCTCAAGCAGCCAACCCGGATCTCTCGGCGCGAAGCGCTCCTGCCGTAACGGCGCGAGATCCCTATTTGGCCTTGCTCCAGGTGGGGTTTACCATGCGGACGATGTTACCAGCGCCCCGGTGCGCCTTTACCGCACCCTTTCACCCTTGCCTGTGCCCTTTAGGGGCCATCGGCGGTATACTCTCTGTGGCACTTTCCCTAAATGCCCGCCTAAAAGGCGAACACTCGGCGGGCATTACCCGCCA
This genomic interval carries:
- a CDS encoding TorF family putative porin, encoding MLTSIRGLTAATFSAGLLLSAAPAFASETVSEVVNITVDTGAIEISDELLAASAELDGTASDQNVVVMATSIDRANAPVDDAKISNIQGEEEESSPLSFSANIAFATEYRFRGVALTDGEFAVQGGFDLSHESGLYVGTWASNLDEQTVGYGSTELDLYGGWSGNLTDGLSADVGAIAYLYPDATGPGDFDYIEFYGSVSFGLGPASLTGGIAYAPDQDSLGGTDNLYLYSDVSVAIPDSPITLNGHLGYTEGFLTFTADSSAVDWSISADLAVGPVTFSAAYIGVEGDALIDPAGTFTDDAFVVTLSASF
- a CDS encoding metallophosphoesterase family protein, whose amino-acid sequence is MLNTLSKIFRSRSQIQRPAVPDGTRYYVIGDIHGRLDLYEALIDAVERDDAASIPAATQIILLGDLVDRGPDSAGVIERTRKWQKERNVRVLAGNHEEMFLQSFEKPDILRHFLKHGGRETILSYGISQKQFNAMTLEEMHAFLPQLIPQSERDYIAAFEEMIVAGDYAFVHAGIDPAVPLNAQKRSDMLWIRDRFLDHQGALEKVVVHGHTIFDKVMDCGNRIGIDTGAFRSGVLTALVLEGDSRRTIQTSTNDDQITVEIAQSA
- a CDS encoding FMN-binding glutamate synthase family protein produces the protein MTAILDGLTSLFIFIVGLIVLVLIAIFFIDRYQTSDTVRRNYPVIGRMRYVLSELGEFFRQYFFAMDREELPFNRAQRDWVDDASKAISTNVAFGSTRNLDAVGTPIFVNCPWPTLERDAVKAPAMKIGEGAARIPYDAPSVFNISGMSYGALSTPAVRALSNGAAKAGCWMNTGEGGLAPYHLEGGCDIVFQIGTAKYGVRDNEGNLSDEKLREVASHDQVRMFELKLSQGAKPGKGGILPAAKVNAEIAEIRGIPEGEASISPNRHTDIGNIDELLDMIAHIREVTGKPVGFKTVIGAYGWLEDLFAEINKRGAKSAPDFITVDSGDGGTGAAPMPLIDNVGLTLREALPMLVDLRDAAGLTDRIRIVASGKLVTPSEVAWALCAGADFTISARGFMFALGCIQAMKCNKNTCPTGITTHDPSLQRGLDPANKAVRVANFVKQMRKEVGVIAHSVGVTNPRGMKRHHVRLVCADGRSRPLDELYPSVGTSKAA
- a CDS encoding SIMPL domain-containing protein, whose protein sequence is MVAGGYLLGDGLLRAKEAERSVTVRGLAERDVTADLATWTISYSASATDLGEAQGKVRSDTQAIEAFFAGLGFPESALQPTGANVSSYTNRGVTTYTVRQRLSLRTNDIARAQKAVARQFDLVSRGVFLEEGSGMSYTFTRLNDIKPEMVAEATKNARASAQQFAEDSGAGVGPIKDATQGYFSIDARDGVGGGWGKSDSPYKKVRVVTTVNFNLD